From Candidatus Poribacteria bacterium, one genomic window encodes:
- a CDS encoding zinc-binding dehydrogenase: MKTQTIRYGEKGGVEIIDVDVSDPQVGEVQVQSAACGICAWDLATFRYGGTAPPGHEGVGYVTKVGRGVQDIEEGMRVTGQGLGFDGIKNCTADRMYVLPESDLADEYWIVEPVSCVVTGLDTAPLLPADNVAVIGCGFMGLMFVQALSQFYTHDLIAIDIVEDRLKLAKSLGAQFAYNPTEIDAAELVSALKGRAIDVIFDCSGKPQGLNLATKIVRRGGHINLFGWVREEVTINGSEWHGGGFNLVSSSPGAKIRDTFPPAIRLLERGHIDLRPLVTHIVPLQEYPTLLEEATGGDGSYIKGVVKAV, translated from the coding sequence ATGAAAACACAAACGATCAGGTATGGAGAAAAGGGTGGCGTCGAGATCATTGATGTTGATGTATCCGATCCACAGGTGGGTGAAGTGCAGGTTCAGAGTGCCGCTTGTGGGATATGTGCATGGGACTTAGCCACTTTTCGCTATGGTGGCACGGCACCACCGGGGCACGAAGGTGTCGGCTATGTCACAAAAGTTGGACGTGGGGTCCAGGATATTGAGGAAGGGATGCGTGTTACAGGGCAAGGGTTGGGATTCGACGGCATTAAGAACTGCACAGCCGACCGTATGTATGTCCTCCCGGAATCGGACCTCGCCGACGAATATTGGATCGTTGAGCCGGTTTCATGCGTCGTAACAGGGCTGGACACCGCACCGCTGCTACCTGCTGACAACGTTGCAGTGATTGGGTGCGGTTTTATGGGACTTATGTTCGTCCAAGCCTTAAGCCAATTCTATACGCACGATCTTATCGCCATTGATATCGTCGAAGATCGACTGAAATTGGCGAAATCGCTCGGTGCGCAATTCGCGTATAATCCAACGGAAATCGATGCTGCCGAGTTGGTGTCAGCGTTGAAAGGACGCGCAATTGACGTGATATTCGACTGTTCCGGCAAACCACAAGGGTTAAATCTCGCGACCAAGATTGTTCGCAGAGGTGGACACATTAACCTCTTCGGTTGGGTTCGAGAGGAAGTGACGATCAACGGTTCCGAATGGCACGGCGGTGGGTTTAATTTGGTGAGTTCGTCGCCGGGCGCGAAGATACGGGACACGTTTCCGCCAGCGATCCGGCTCCTCGAGCGTGGTCACATCGACCTAAGACCGCTTGTAACGCACATCGTCCCACTGCAGGAGTACCCTACACTCCTTGAAGAAGCAACGGGTGGAGACGGCA
- a CDS encoding carbon-nitrogen hydrolase family protein: MANNQIKVAACQLLTSEDVSANTAKVLQQLDRCAEMEIQIAAFPEGCLFGYCCRTDYWEHISPQVFKEAEAKISEAARRHGIAVIVGSAHHDGENWHNDLAIFDPQGTLKYRYGKTFLAGEQWCTNNRGPLPIVELAGVACCFIICHDVRYPELVKLPAAMGAQLCIFCSCEAGLLSEYKLSAYRAMPISRATENGIYLLMANTPANPDDIGSPGSSHGNSKIVHPDGNVIKEAGFFGDAIVSATIDLSQATGSQAKRTCNEDTILREWFQQGCEFVVKV; this comes from the coding sequence ATGGCTAACAACCAGATTAAAGTTGCGGCATGTCAATTGCTCACAAGCGAAGACGTTTCCGCCAATACCGCAAAAGTGCTCCAGCAGCTTGACAGGTGTGCAGAGATGGAGATCCAGATTGCGGCATTCCCTGAAGGCTGTCTGTTCGGCTATTGCTGCCGGACGGATTATTGGGAACACATTTCACCACAGGTTTTTAAAGAGGCTGAGGCAAAAATTTCTGAAGCGGCGCGTCGGCACGGGATAGCCGTTATTGTCGGCTCGGCGCATCACGACGGCGAGAATTGGCATAACGACCTCGCGATTTTCGATCCGCAAGGGACGCTCAAATACCGTTACGGCAAAACCTTTCTCGCAGGGGAGCAGTGGTGCACGAACAATCGCGGTCCACTACCGATTGTGGAACTCGCTGGCGTTGCGTGTTGTTTTATCATCTGCCACGATGTCCGCTATCCGGAGTTAGTCAAATTACCCGCGGCGATGGGTGCGCAACTCTGCATTTTCTGCTCATGCGAAGCCGGATTGCTGTCGGAATATAAACTCTCCGCCTACCGTGCTATGCCGATTTCACGAGCGACGGAAAACGGTATCTATCTCCTGATGGCGAATACACCCGCAAACCCTGATGACATCGGTTCACCCGGCTCGTCGCATGGCAACTCGAAGATTGTGCATCCAGATGGTAATGTCATTAAAGAGGCTGGTTTTTTTGGAGATGCCATCGTCTCGGCAACGATAGATCTCTCGCAGGCGACGGGTTCACAGGCGAAACGGACCTGCAATGAAGACACTATCCTGCGGGAGTGGTTCCAACAAGGATGCGAATTTGTTGTGAAAGTCTGA
- a CDS encoding phytanoyl-CoA dioxygenase family protein produces the protein MAQKDAIEHLETFGYCLIEDAIPAPQADAMAEKYFQLHRNPTNRAAFQDPNADLYQTLFGVVNLDEMCWECIAHPQVLQVIRHFLGDNPRLGEACTKWVKPRAPQGGIHSDSTHDLPARLPETPWMINSIWMITDFTVENGATLVVPFSHRARRRPSASDIAESHPVPVCGRRGSVLLWHGGTWHGQGANTTDDQHRMALNIAYYPPWWNLMREGGHQPVLPETFARMPEDLQALVRHKVAKRRADIYEF, from the coding sequence ATGGCACAAAAAGACGCAATAGAACATCTCGAAACATTCGGTTATTGTTTGATTGAGGATGCGATCCCCGCACCACAAGCCGATGCAATGGCGGAGAAATACTTCCAGCTCCACCGAAACCCCACAAATCGTGCTGCCTTTCAGGACCCGAATGCCGACCTGTATCAGACCCTTTTCGGCGTAGTCAACCTCGATGAGATGTGTTGGGAGTGCATCGCACATCCACAGGTGCTACAGGTCATCCGCCATTTCCTCGGCGATAACCCACGACTTGGGGAGGCGTGTACGAAATGGGTCAAACCGCGTGCACCACAGGGGGGTATCCATTCCGATTCAACGCACGACTTGCCAGCGCGTCTACCCGAAACGCCGTGGATGATTAATTCGATCTGGATGATAACGGATTTTACCGTTGAGAACGGTGCGACACTGGTCGTGCCATTCAGCCATCGCGCACGACGTAGACCCTCAGCCTCCGATATTGCCGAGAGTCATCCAGTGCCTGTCTGTGGACGACGGGGTTCCGTGTTATTGTGGCACGGTGGCACATGGCATGGACAGGGCGCGAACACAACCGACGACCAGCACCGCATGGCGCTGAATATCGCCTATTATCCTCCGTGGTGGAATCTCATGCGTGAAGGCGGTCATCAACCCGTTCTTCCTGAGACGTTTGCCCGTATGCCAGAGGACCTCCAAGCGCTTGTGCGACATAAGGTAGCGAAACGGCGTGCGGATATCTATGAGTTTTGA
- a CDS encoding DUF309 domain-containing protein — protein sequence MKKPQGKIKNPEPFDVNWQRYCPQKPFPPYRHIPGVTPHPIRDPLGHSYGIEEAHDAEPLSPKLWRQNEDYLYGVDLYNFAYWWEAHEAWEGLWHEAEDTYRLFLQGLIQVSAAFIKYHTRMLRPLRTLSTAGRDKLRQVVVECDDASGNYMGLNLPAFLDVADTFFEPFFDDTVTEATFRKDSVKPLILLVD from the coding sequence ATTAAAAAACCACAAGGAAAAATTAAAAATCCTGAACCCTTTGATGTCAATTGGCAGCGGTATTGTCCGCAGAAGCCGTTCCCGCCGTATCGACATATACCGGGTGTCACACCGCATCCGATCCGCGACCCACTTGGGCATAGTTACGGCATAGAAGAAGCTCATGACGCTGAACCCTTATCGCCAAAGCTGTGGAGACAGAACGAGGATTACCTATACGGCGTAGATCTCTACAACTTTGCGTATTGGTGGGAGGCGCATGAAGCGTGGGAAGGATTGTGGCACGAAGCAGAAGACACCTATCGCCTGTTCCTTCAAGGACTCATTCAGGTGTCGGCAGCCTTCATCAAGTATCATACACGGATGTTGCGTCCGCTACGCACACTTTCTACTGCCGGACGCGATAAATTGCGGCAAGTTGTGGTGGAATGTGACGACGCATCGGGAAATTATATGGGACTCAACCTCCCAGCGTTTTTGGATGTCGCCGACACATTTTTTGAACCCTTCTTTGACGACACCGTTACAGAAGCCACCTTTCGTAAGGACTCGGTGAAACCGCTGATCCTGTTGGTCGATTAG
- a CDS encoding UDP-glucose/GDP-mannose dehydrogenase family protein — protein MTKQESHDFRRGSVKIAIIGTGYVGLTTAVVLAYLNHDVAAVDKDEGKLNLLHEGKSPIHEPGIQNLLTEVQHTIRFTPSVAEVVPDAELILIAVGTPPKKNGEADTQHVEQAAKEVAQVCLPDRHYTLVVKSTVPIGTNQRVAEVVESVFSERGLRGNVSVASNPEFLQEGLALQGAFYPDRIVVGANSDEAIDTLRRLYKPILEQTFDPPSEFPRPSAYHLPPMMTTDPNSAEMIKYAANTFLALKISFINEIAGLCEEVAADVTEVARGIGLDARIGSRFLQAGLGWGGSCYPKDTAALLGVAAQSGYRMPITEAARTINFRQRERVVEKLHDALGTLNGKTVGILGLAFKPNTDDIREAPALDIVRELIAAGATVRAHDPIAIANARRALSGLQTPLTENQTRNNRVSFTEDVYELSYDADALVLITEWDFYHKLELRRLAKQMKTPILIDGRNVYSPEEARAAGFHYIGIGRA, from the coding sequence ATGACGAAACAAGAATCCCACGACTTTAGACGTGGGAGTGTCAAAATTGCAATTATAGGAACAGGATATGTCGGCTTGACCACAGCTGTGGTGCTTGCCTATCTCAATCATGATGTCGCCGCGGTGGACAAGGACGAGGGCAAACTCAACCTTTTGCACGAGGGAAAAAGCCCGATTCATGAACCCGGTATCCAAAATCTTCTTACAGAAGTACAGCACACGATCCGTTTCACACCGAGTGTGGCTGAAGTCGTGCCGGACGCAGAACTGATTCTGATTGCTGTCGGGACACCACCGAAAAAGAACGGTGAAGCCGATACGCAACACGTCGAACAAGCCGCCAAAGAGGTCGCTCAAGTTTGCTTGCCTGATAGGCACTACACACTTGTTGTGAAATCAACAGTCCCGATAGGCACAAACCAGCGTGTCGCTGAAGTTGTAGAATCTGTATTTTCGGAACGTGGACTTCGAGGCAACGTTTCCGTCGCTTCAAACCCGGAATTCTTGCAAGAGGGATTGGCACTGCAAGGCGCGTTCTATCCAGATCGGATCGTCGTCGGCGCCAACAGTGATGAAGCAATCGACACTTTGCGTCGCCTCTATAAACCAATCCTCGAACAGACATTTGACCCGCCGAGTGAGTTTCCACGCCCATCTGCTTACCACCTACCACCAATGATGACAACGGATCCCAACAGTGCTGAGATGATTAAATACGCCGCGAACACCTTCCTCGCGCTTAAAATTAGTTTTATCAATGAGATTGCCGGACTTTGTGAAGAGGTCGCGGCGGACGTGACAGAAGTCGCACGCGGTATCGGACTCGACGCACGTATCGGAAGCCGGTTTCTCCAAGCAGGTCTCGGATGGGGTGGGAGTTGTTATCCCAAAGATACCGCTGCTTTATTAGGGGTCGCAGCGCAATCTGGATACAGGATGCCGATTACAGAAGCCGCACGCACCATCAATTTCCGCCAACGGGAACGGGTCGTTGAAAAGTTGCACGACGCATTGGGCACACTCAATGGCAAGACCGTTGGTATCCTCGGACTCGCCTTCAAACCAAACACCGATGACATTCGAGAAGCTCCCGCACTTGACATTGTCCGCGAACTGATTGCAGCAGGTGCGACGGTTCGAGCCCACGACCCGATCGCTATCGCAAACGCAAGGCGCGCTTTATCGGGGCTACAAACCCCGCTTACAGAGAATCAGACTCGCAACAACAGAGTGTCTTTCACGGAAGATGTATATGAACTCTCTTACGATGCCGATGCCCTCGTCCTCATTACCGAATGGGATTTCTACCACAAGCTTGAACTACGCAGGCTCGCTAAGCAGATGAAAACGCCGATCCTCATTGACGGACGCAACGTGTATTCCCCAGAGGAAGCGAGAGCCGCAGGTTTTCATTATATCGGAATCGGCAGAGCATAA
- a CDS encoding MoxR family ATPase — protein sequence MKNDLSVTQTGTDMEAAETLKTAKENILNQLRKRIIGQDEVIEQLLIALFSQGHCLLVGVPGLAKTLLISTFAQILELPFNRIQFTPDLMPSDIIGTDIIEEGEAGKRAFRFINGPVFANIVLADEINRTPPKTQAALLQAMQEYQVTAGGRTYPLERPFFVLATQNPIEQEGTYPLPEAQLDRFMFHITLDYPDKTAEKEIVMTTTAAYEPEIEPVITGEEVLRIQQVVRKVPIAEAIVDYAVELNRQTRPTSDALDFIQDWVQWGAGPRASQYLVLGAKARAILHGRYHVAYEDIKAVAAPVLRHRILTNFNAEADGITSLDIINRLLENVEPPPVQ from the coding sequence ATGAAAAATGACCTCTCAGTGACACAGACCGGAACAGATATGGAAGCCGCCGAAACCTTAAAAACGGCGAAGGAAAATATTTTAAACCAGCTCAGAAAGCGCATCATTGGGCAAGATGAAGTCATTGAGCAGCTGCTTATCGCACTTTTTTCGCAGGGACACTGTTTACTGGTGGGCGTGCCGGGGTTAGCAAAGACACTACTCATCAGCACATTCGCACAGATTCTGGAACTCCCCTTCAATCGAATCCAATTTACGCCCGACCTGATGCCGTCCGACATTATCGGTACCGATATTATTGAAGAAGGTGAAGCAGGGAAACGCGCCTTCCGCTTTATTAATGGACCCGTCTTTGCTAATATTGTCCTTGCTGATGAGATTAACCGAACACCCCCTAAAACGCAAGCTGCGCTCTTACAAGCGATGCAGGAGTACCAGGTCACCGCAGGCGGCAGAACCTATCCGTTGGAACGCCCGTTTTTTGTGTTAGCAACGCAGAATCCGATCGAGCAGGAAGGCACCTATCCGCTACCCGAAGCACAACTCGACCGATTCATGTTCCATATCACCCTGGATTATCCCGATAAAACTGCTGAAAAAGAGATTGTGATGACAACGACTGCAGCGTATGAACCCGAGATAGAACCTGTTATCACAGGGGAAGAGGTGTTGCGAATACAACAGGTCGTCCGGAAAGTACCGATTGCCGAAGCCATCGTGGATTATGCAGTGGAATTGAACCGCCAGACGCGACCGACTTCAGATGCACTTGATTTTATTCAGGATTGGGTGCAATGGGGGGCAGGACCGCGTGCCTCGCAGTATCTCGTGCTCGGCGCAAAGGCGCGTGCTATTCTCCATGGACGCTATCATGTCGCTTATGAAGATATTAAGGCAGTCGCTGCCCCTGTGCTACGCCACCGAATCCTGACGAATTTTAACGCAGAGGCTGATGGTATCACGAGTTTAGATATTATCAATAGGTTACTGGAAAACGTCGAACCCCCACCGGTTCAATGA
- a CDS encoding GHMP kinase: MLIRTRAPVRIDFAGGWSDVALFTQQSKGLVVNGAINRYAYATLRCERQVAHDDSVELQRVLDKSIRIYSADFDTFIEADDVRQLEYDGNIDLIKAAVRRMSIQIGGFDLITQSTAPPGSGLGTSAAMGVALVGVLGALKEATYLPYEYADLASNIERHELGILGGKQDHYASALGGIHFMEFQGEAVKTSPLKFPPHIRCELEKNLVLCYTGKSRLSGNIHQNVTGAYKSGEPSVRNALEALKATAEATKTALMRGRLTEFGELLTQNWQNQKKLHPSVTNEQIESLFKIAMTHGAIGGKACGAGGGGCLLFYCEPTREHRVRQKLQEAGAQLIEVNFDVDGLQMWKIQTTDVMDGKPIP, encoded by the coding sequence ATGTTAATCCGAACGAGAGCCCCAGTCCGCATCGACTTTGCTGGCGGATGGAGCGACGTAGCCCTCTTTACGCAACAGTCAAAAGGGCTTGTCGTCAACGGGGCAATTAACCGATACGCTTATGCGACGCTCCGCTGTGAACGCCAAGTGGCACACGACGATTCTGTCGAACTCCAGCGTGTTCTGGATAAAAGCATTCGTATCTATTCTGCGGATTTTGACACATTCATTGAAGCCGACGATGTCCGTCAGCTTGAATACGATGGGAACATTGATTTAATCAAGGCAGCTGTGCGACGCATGTCTATACAAATTGGCGGTTTCGACCTCATTACGCAGTCCACCGCACCGCCCGGAAGTGGATTGGGGACTTCCGCAGCAATGGGAGTCGCACTCGTCGGGGTCCTGGGGGCACTTAAGGAAGCCACCTATCTGCCTTATGAGTACGCTGACCTCGCAAGCAATATTGAACGTCATGAACTCGGTATCCTCGGCGGGAAACAGGATCATTATGCCAGTGCACTCGGCGGAATTCATTTTATGGAGTTTCAGGGGGAGGCGGTGAAAACCTCACCATTGAAATTTCCACCACACATCCGGTGCGAACTTGAAAAGAACCTTGTCCTCTGTTATACCGGAAAATCTCGCCTCTCTGGTAATATACATCAAAACGTAACCGGTGCTTATAAAAGCGGAGAACCCAGTGTCCGCAACGCATTGGAAGCCCTCAAAGCCACCGCTGAGGCAACAAAAACAGCACTGATGCGCGGACGCCTAACCGAATTCGGCGAACTCCTTACCCAAAATTGGCAAAATCAGAAGAAATTACACCCCTCTGTCACGAATGAACAGATAGAATCCCTCTTTAAAATTGCAATGACGCACGGTGCAATCGGCGGGAAGGCTTGTGGTGCTGGTGGCGGTGGGTGTTTACTGTTTTACTGCGAACCTACACGTGAACACCGCGTCCGTCAAAAACTTCAAGAAGCAGGAGCGCAGCTCATTGAGGTTAACTTTGATGTGGATGGACTCCAAATGTGGAAAATCCAAACAACCGATGTGATGGATGGGAAACCGATCCCATAA
- a CDS encoding HU family DNA-binding protein → MAKLMKSDVVEKIAEQAGLSKTQASAAVDAFAATICEALSNGDSVGLIGFGTFEPKNRPARTGRNPQTGEPLEIPEKTVPVFKAGKKLRDATA, encoded by the coding sequence ATGGCAAAATTAATGAAAAGCGATGTCGTCGAAAAGATCGCTGAACAAGCGGGCCTTAGTAAAACACAGGCGAGTGCTGCTGTTGATGCTTTCGCTGCGACTATTTGCGAAGCTTTGAGTAATGGCGATTCTGTTGGATTAATTGGTTTCGGAACATTTGAACCCAAAAATCGTCCAGCGCGTACGGGTCGCAATCCGCAGACCGGCGAACCACTTGAGATTCCAGAAAAGACAGTCCCTGTCTTTAAAGCTGGTAAGAAACTTCGCGACGCTACTGCCTAA
- a CDS encoding aspartate-semialdehyde dehydrogenase → MRESYRVAVVGATGAVGKTVLQILEERSFPVASLKLLASHRSAGEILSFKDDPIIVEELTHASFEDVDVVFSSAGASVSREFIPTAVEKGALVIDNTSAFRMDPGTPLVVPEVNMDAARSHNGLIANPNCSTIQMMVALKPIYDRVGIKRIVVSTYQSVSGKSGRAVMELVQQTTEALEGKPITLDKFPHQMAFNVAFDWPFLESGDNEEEVKMINETRKILADDTIGVSATTVRVPVFFAHSESINLETHEKFTADQARECLATAPGIKVMDDPDHQQYPLAVDVAGEDEVYVGRIRDDASIENGLNLWVVADNLRKGAALNAIQIAENLL, encoded by the coding sequence ATGCGTGAGAGTTATCGTGTCGCGGTTGTCGGTGCAACGGGTGCGGTCGGTAAGACCGTGTTGCAAATTCTCGAAGAGCGATCCTTCCCAGTTGCTTCTCTCAAACTGTTAGCGTCACACCGTTCTGCCGGTGAAATTCTATCCTTTAAAGACGACCCCATTATTGTTGAGGAACTGACCCACGCCTCGTTTGAAGATGTGGACGTAGTGTTCTCATCCGCAGGCGCGTCTGTCAGTCGTGAGTTCATTCCTACAGCCGTAGAAAAAGGCGCGCTCGTCATTGACAATACGAGTGCTTTCCGTATGGACCCGGGCACCCCTCTCGTTGTCCCGGAAGTCAATATGGATGCTGCCCGTAGTCACAATGGACTTATTGCCAATCCCAACTGCTCTACCATCCAAATGATGGTAGCCCTTAAACCTATCTACGACCGTGTCGGCATCAAACGGATCGTTGTCTCTACCTATCAAAGCGTCTCGGGTAAAAGCGGACGTGCTGTCATGGAACTGGTTCAACAAACGACTGAAGCCCTCGAAGGCAAGCCGATCACCTTAGATAAATTTCCACATCAGATGGCATTCAACGTCGCCTTCGATTGGCCCTTCTTGGAGAGCGGTGACAACGAAGAAGAGGTGAAAATGATTAATGAGACCCGGAAGATTCTTGCAGATGACACGATTGGTGTTTCCGCGACAACTGTCCGAGTCCCCGTCTTCTTCGCGCATTCTGAGTCGATAAATCTTGAAACACACGAGAAGTTCACAGCCGACCAAGCGAGAGAGTGCCTCGCCACTGCCCCCGGTATAAAAGTTATGGACGATCCTGACCACCAACAGTATCCACTCGCGGTTGATGTCGCTGGGGAAGATGAAGTCTACGTCGGTAGAATCCGCGATGATGCTTCCATAGAAAATGGTCTGAATCTCTGGGTAGTCGCAGACAACCTCCGGAAAGGTGCTGCGCTGAATGCTATCCAAATCGCTGAAAATCTGCTGTAA
- the mtnK gene encoding S-methyl-5-thioribose kinase, with protein sequence MELALATLPDYLRQRCAEIRMFEPETELCIEEIGDGNLNTVYRVSDASQSARSVILKHAPPYIKILGPEYPLSIERLTYESRALDIYNQFASGSVPELYYFDAETAVIAMEDLRDAQVLRADLIAGKVDTGIAEQIGRFMGTVHSRTYAENLDSTTVQQYRQQFANTPMQSITADYVFTFPYTEHETNFWTPGLEIEVQRLKADTDFLQHTGDLKQIFLTAQQAVTHGDLHTGSVLVQNNTAKVIDAEFAFYGPVGFDLGLYWANYLLSYFSHQDTPDVQAALKTAIAKTWHAYTLGFRTVDGTLKEQTLQQIFHEVVGFAGLEMLRRLIGAAHVRDIEGIADIPKKLSVERAALQFGLTLVKQYQSLRDVPAVLALLF encoded by the coding sequence ATGGAACTTGCCCTTGCCACACTGCCGGACTATCTACGTCAACGATGTGCTGAGATCCGCATGTTTGAACCGGAAACGGAACTCTGTATAGAAGAGATTGGCGATGGTAATCTTAATACCGTCTATCGCGTTTCGGACGCATCGCAATCGGCGCGTTCGGTCATTCTGAAACATGCGCCACCCTACATTAAGATATTAGGACCCGAGTATCCATTATCCATCGAACGTTTGACTTACGAGTCTCGCGCGCTGGACATTTATAACCAGTTCGCAAGCGGGAGCGTCCCTGAACTCTATTATTTTGACGCCGAAACGGCGGTCATCGCAATGGAGGATCTCCGAGATGCGCAGGTTCTACGGGCGGACCTCATTGCAGGCAAAGTGGACACCGGTATCGCTGAACAGATTGGGCGATTTATGGGGACCGTCCATAGCCGCACCTACGCCGAGAACCTTGATAGTACAACCGTGCAGCAGTATAGACAGCAATTTGCGAACACCCCTATGCAGTCAATAACTGCCGATTACGTGTTCACTTTTCCGTACACCGAACATGAAACGAATTTTTGGACTCCAGGTTTAGAGATAGAGGTCCAGCGATTAAAGGCGGATACGGACTTTCTACAGCACACTGGGGATCTCAAACAGATTTTTCTAACAGCACAGCAAGCCGTAACCCACGGTGATTTACACACAGGCAGCGTTCTCGTCCAAAACAACACAGCAAAGGTGATTGATGCCGAGTTTGCCTTTTATGGTCCCGTAGGGTTTGACCTCGGATTGTATTGGGCGAATTACCTCTTATCCTACTTTTCACATCAGGATACCCCGGACGTGCAAGCCGCACTCAAAACAGCGATTGCGAAGACGTGGCACGCCTACACGCTTGGGTTTAGAACAGTTGATGGAACGTTGAAAGAACAAACCTTACAACAAATCTTTCACGAAGTCGTAGGGTTTGCGGGATTGGAAATGTTGCGCCGTCTTATCGGTGCAGCACACGTCAGAGATATAGAAGGTATTGCTGATATACCCAAAAAACTCAGTGTAGAACGGGCAGCACTTCAGTTCGGATTAACACTCGTTAAACAGTATCAATCCTTACGAGATGTACCAGCGGTTCTCGCTCTGCTTTTTTAA
- a CDS encoding DnaJ domain-containing protein, which produces MRDYYEILGVNRGATPEEIKKAYRKLAVQYHPDKNPGDKAAEEKFKEASNAYSVLSDPDKRRMYDTRGHAGVEGMGFEGYRNMDDIFRHINLDDIFGRGGFGGLGGFGDAFGDVFGQRRTTAPPRGRDLRMNISIPFAEAVLGSKKEVNVQGKPLRLTIPPGIQDGKTLRIQGHGESLGSGISGDLLVTISVQPHSTLTREGADLLTDAKVSMTTAALGGSVRVQTLTGDVDLKIPSGSQPGQQFRLRGRGGVDASGRKGDLRVRLVVEIPKSLSRKQRNLLKDFDKTL; this is translated from the coding sequence ATGAGAGACTATTATGAAATCCTCGGTGTGAATCGAGGTGCCACTCCAGAAGAAATCAAAAAAGCCTATCGTAAACTTGCGGTCCAGTATCATCCGGACAAGAACCCCGGCGACAAAGCGGCAGAGGAGAAGTTTAAGGAGGCATCGAACGCGTATTCGGTCCTTTCCGATCCTGACAAACGACGTATGTATGATACCCGCGGACACGCAGGCGTTGAGGGTATGGGTTTTGAAGGTTACCGAAATATGGACGACATTTTCAGGCACATCAACCTTGACGATATTTTTGGACGTGGTGGCTTCGGTGGCCTCGGTGGCTTTGGCGATGCATTCGGTGATGTGTTCGGACAGCGGCGCACAACTGCTCCGCCTCGCGGACGCGACCTCCGTATGAATATCAGTATTCCTTTTGCGGAGGCGGTGTTAGGGAGCAAGAAAGAGGTGAACGTCCAAGGAAAACCTCTCAGACTCACAATTCCGCCGGGTATTCAGGATGGGAAAACCTTACGTATTCAGGGGCATGGAGAATCTCTCGGCAGCGGCATTTCGGGCGATCTGTTGGTGACAATCTCTGTTCAGCCACATTCGACCCTGACTCGCGAAGGGGCAGACCTGTTGACAGATGCGAAAGTCTCTATGACGACAGCGGCGTTAGGCGGTTCTGTTCGGGTACAAACGCTAACAGGCGATGTGGATTTGAAAATCCCGTCGGGATCGCAACCGGGACAGCAGTTTCGCTTACGTGGACGCGGTGGGGTAGATGCCTCCGGTAGAAAAGGCGACTTACGGGTGCGGTTGGTTGTGGAGATTCCGAAATCTTTATCTCGCAAGCAGCGGAATTTGTTGAAGGACTTCGATAAGACATTATGA